The following coding sequences lie in one Glycine max cultivar Williams 82 chromosome 19, Glycine_max_v4.0, whole genome shotgun sequence genomic window:
- the LOC100805403 gene encoding probable methyltransferase PMT3 isoform X1: protein MFFMASMARGRADVNSRKKLVTAVLVLVIVGGFFYFYSQNSDSSSVVYGDKSLSHFGLGGDKDDGESSSTVVGGEGSVVPKSIPVCDDRLSELIPCLDRNLIYQTRLKLDLSLMEHYERHCPTPDRRYNCLIPPPPGYKVPIKWPKSRDQVWKANIPHTHLATEKSDQNWMVVKGETIVFPGGGTHFHYGAGKYIASIANMLNFPNNDINNGGRVRSVLDVGCGVASFGGYLISSNVIAMSLAPNDVHQNQIQFALERGIPAYLGVLGTQRLPYPSRSFELAHCSRCRIDWLQRDGILLLELDRLLRPGGYFAYSSPEAYAQDEEDRRIWREMSTLVERMCWKIASKKDQTVIWVKPLTNSCYLKRLPGTKPPLCRSDDDPDAVWGVKMKVCISRYSDQMHKAKGSDLAPWPARLTTPPPRLAEIHYSTEMFEKDMEVWKQRVRNYWSKLASKIKPDTIRNVMDMKANLGSFAAALKDKDVWVMNVVPENEQKTLKIIYDRGLIGTVHNWCEAFSTYPRTYDLLHAWTVFSDIIKKECSPEDLLIEMDRILRPKGFIIVHDKRSVVEYIKKYLPALHWEAVTIYDVDDDDTVIIIQKKMWLTSQSIKVSE, encoded by the exons ATGTTTTTCA TGGCAAGCATGGCAAGAGGAAGAGCAGATGTGAACTCCAGAAAAAAATTGGTCACAGCTGTGTTGGTTTTGGTGATTGTTGGTggttttttctatttctattctcAGAATAGTGATTCATCTTCTGTTGTGTATGGTGATAAATCTTTGAGCCACTTTGGTTTGGGAGGGGACAAAGATGATGGTGAATCTTCCTCCACAGTTGTTGGAGGAGAGGGCAGTGTTGTACCAAAGAGCATTCCA gtCTGTGATGATCGATTATCCGAGCTGATTCCTTGTCTGGACAGAAATCTCATATACCAAACAAGATTGAAGCTTGATTTATCTTTGATGGAGCACTATGAGAGACACTGCCCAACACCTGATAGGAGATACAATTGTTTAATTCCTCCTCCTCCAGGGTACAAG GTTCCTATCAAGTGGCCCAAAAGCAGAGACCAGGTGTGGAAGGCAAATATACCTCATACCCATCTAGCAACTGAAAAATCTGACCAGAACTGGATGGTTGTGAAAGGTGAAACAATAGTGTTTCCTGGTGGAGGAACCCACTTCCATTATGGTGCTGGTAAATACATTGCTTCAATTGCTAAT ATGCTTAATTTTCCAAACAATGATATAAACAATGGGGGAAGAGTCAGGTCTGTTCTTGATGTTGGCTGTGGGGTTGCTAGCTTTGGAGGATATCTTATTTCCTCTAATGTGATAGCAATGTCATTGGCACCAAATGATgttcatcaaaatcaaatccaGTTTGCCTTAGAGAGGGGAATTCCAGCATATCTTGGTGTCTTGGGGACCCAAAGACTCCCTTATCCAAGTAGATCATTCGAACTTGCTCATTGCTCTCGCTGTAGAATCGATTGGCTTCAGAGAGATGGTATACTTCTGCTTGAGCTGGATAGGTTACTGAGGCCAGGAGGTTATTTCGCGTACTCATCTCCTGAAGCCTATGCACAGGATGAAGAGGATAGGAGGATATGGCGAGAAATGAGCACTCTTGTGGAGAGGATGTGCTGGAAAATAGCTTCTAAGAAGGATCAGACTGTTATTTGGGTCAAGCCTCTCACTAATAGCTGCTACTTAAAGAGATTGCCTGGTACTAAGCCTCCACTCTGCAGGTCTGATGATGATCCTGATGCTGTTTGGGGAGTTAAAATGAAAGTTTGCATCTCACGTTATTCAGATC AAATGCACAAAGCAAAAGGAAGTGATTTGGCTCCTTGGCCTGCTCGATTGACTACTCCACCTCCTCGTCTGGCAGAAATTCACTATTCTACTGAAATGTTTGAGAAGGACATG GAAGTTTGGAAACAACGAGTTCGTAATTACTGGAGCAAGCTAGCCAGTAAGATTAAGCCAGACACAATTCGGAACGTGATGGATATGAAGGCAAACTTGGGTTCATTTGCAGCAGCTTTGAAGGACAAAGATGTTTGGGTTATGAATGTAGTGCcagaaaatgaacaaaaaactcTCAAGATTATATACGACAGAGGACTTATAGGAACAGTTCACAACTG GTGTGAAGCTTTTTCAACCTACCCTCGAACGTATGATCTACTCCATGCATGGACTGTGTTTTCTGATATTATTAAGAAAGAATGCAGTCCAGAGGATTTATTAATTGAGATGGATAGAATCCTAAGGCCAAAGGGTTTCATCATTGTCCATGATAAGCGTTCAGTGGTGGAGTATATAAAGAAATACTTGCCAGCATTACACTGGGAGGCTGTGACCATATATGATGTAGATGATGATGATACAGTGATTataattcaaaagaaaatgtgGCTCACAAGTCAAAGCATCAAGGTCTCTGAATAG
- the LOC100805403 gene encoding probable methyltransferase PMT3 isoform X3 encodes MLWCGSGSHTKKGDSFAVASMARGRADVNSRKKLVTAVLVLVIVGGFFYFYSQNSDSSSVVYGDKSLSHFGLGGDKDDGESSSTVVGGEGSVVPKSIPVCDDRLSELIPCLDRNLIYQTRLKLDLSLMEHYERHCPTPDRRYNCLIPPPPGYKVPIKWPKSRDQVWKANIPHTHLATEKSDQNWMVVKGETIVFPGGGTHFHYGAGKYIASIANMLNFPNNDINNGGRVRSVLDVGCGVASFGGYLISSNVIAMSLAPNDVHQNQIQFALERGIPAYLGVLGTQRLPYPSRSFELAHCSRCRIDWLQRDGILLLELDRLLRPGGYFAYSSPEAYAQDEEDRRIWREMSTLVERMCWKIASKKDQTVIWVKPLTNSCYLKRLPGTKPPLCRSDDDPDAVWGVKMKVCISRYSDQMHKAKGSDLAPWPARLTTPPPRLAEIHYSTEMFEKDMEVWKQRVRNYWSKLASKIKPDTIRNVMDMKANLGSFAAALKDKDVWVMNVVPENEQKTLKIIYDRGLIGTVHNWCEAFSTYPRTYDLLHAWTVFSDIIKKECSPEDLLIEMDRILRPKGFIIVHDKRSVVEYIKKYLPALHWEAVTIYDVDDDDTVIIIQKKMWLTSQSIKVSE; translated from the exons atgtTGTGGTGTGGCAGTGGAAGTCATACTAAAAAAGGTGATTCTTTTGCAGTGGCAAGCATGGCAAGAGGAAGAGCAGATGTGAACTCCAGAAAAAAATTGGTCACAGCTGTGTTGGTTTTGGTGATTGTTGGTggttttttctatttctattctcAGAATAGTGATTCATCTTCTGTTGTGTATGGTGATAAATCTTTGAGCCACTTTGGTTTGGGAGGGGACAAAGATGATGGTGAATCTTCCTCCACAGTTGTTGGAGGAGAGGGCAGTGTTGTACCAAAGAGCATTCCA gtCTGTGATGATCGATTATCCGAGCTGATTCCTTGTCTGGACAGAAATCTCATATACCAAACAAGATTGAAGCTTGATTTATCTTTGATGGAGCACTATGAGAGACACTGCCCAACACCTGATAGGAGATACAATTGTTTAATTCCTCCTCCTCCAGGGTACAAG GTTCCTATCAAGTGGCCCAAAAGCAGAGACCAGGTGTGGAAGGCAAATATACCTCATACCCATCTAGCAACTGAAAAATCTGACCAGAACTGGATGGTTGTGAAAGGTGAAACAATAGTGTTTCCTGGTGGAGGAACCCACTTCCATTATGGTGCTGGTAAATACATTGCTTCAATTGCTAAT ATGCTTAATTTTCCAAACAATGATATAAACAATGGGGGAAGAGTCAGGTCTGTTCTTGATGTTGGCTGTGGGGTTGCTAGCTTTGGAGGATATCTTATTTCCTCTAATGTGATAGCAATGTCATTGGCACCAAATGATgttcatcaaaatcaaatccaGTTTGCCTTAGAGAGGGGAATTCCAGCATATCTTGGTGTCTTGGGGACCCAAAGACTCCCTTATCCAAGTAGATCATTCGAACTTGCTCATTGCTCTCGCTGTAGAATCGATTGGCTTCAGAGAGATGGTATACTTCTGCTTGAGCTGGATAGGTTACTGAGGCCAGGAGGTTATTTCGCGTACTCATCTCCTGAAGCCTATGCACAGGATGAAGAGGATAGGAGGATATGGCGAGAAATGAGCACTCTTGTGGAGAGGATGTGCTGGAAAATAGCTTCTAAGAAGGATCAGACTGTTATTTGGGTCAAGCCTCTCACTAATAGCTGCTACTTAAAGAGATTGCCTGGTACTAAGCCTCCACTCTGCAGGTCTGATGATGATCCTGATGCTGTTTGGGGAGTTAAAATGAAAGTTTGCATCTCACGTTATTCAGATC AAATGCACAAAGCAAAAGGAAGTGATTTGGCTCCTTGGCCTGCTCGATTGACTACTCCACCTCCTCGTCTGGCAGAAATTCACTATTCTACTGAAATGTTTGAGAAGGACATG GAAGTTTGGAAACAACGAGTTCGTAATTACTGGAGCAAGCTAGCCAGTAAGATTAAGCCAGACACAATTCGGAACGTGATGGATATGAAGGCAAACTTGGGTTCATTTGCAGCAGCTTTGAAGGACAAAGATGTTTGGGTTATGAATGTAGTGCcagaaaatgaacaaaaaactcTCAAGATTATATACGACAGAGGACTTATAGGAACAGTTCACAACTG GTGTGAAGCTTTTTCAACCTACCCTCGAACGTATGATCTACTCCATGCATGGACTGTGTTTTCTGATATTATTAAGAAAGAATGCAGTCCAGAGGATTTATTAATTGAGATGGATAGAATCCTAAGGCCAAAGGGTTTCATCATTGTCCATGATAAGCGTTCAGTGGTGGAGTATATAAAGAAATACTTGCCAGCATTACACTGGGAGGCTGTGACCATATATGATGTAGATGATGATGATACAGTGATTataattcaaaagaaaatgtgGCTCACAAGTCAAAGCATCAAGGTCTCTGAATAG
- the LOC100805403 gene encoding probable methyltransferase PMT3 isoform X2 — protein MASMARGRADVNSRKKLVTAVLVLVIVGGFFYFYSQNSDSSSVVYGDKSLSHFGLGGDKDDGESSSTVVGGEGSVVPKSIPVCDDRLSELIPCLDRNLIYQTRLKLDLSLMEHYERHCPTPDRRYNCLIPPPPGYKVPIKWPKSRDQVWKANIPHTHLATEKSDQNWMVVKGETIVFPGGGTHFHYGAGKYIASIANMLNFPNNDINNGGRVRSVLDVGCGVASFGGYLISSNVIAMSLAPNDVHQNQIQFALERGIPAYLGVLGTQRLPYPSRSFELAHCSRCRIDWLQRDGILLLELDRLLRPGGYFAYSSPEAYAQDEEDRRIWREMSTLVERMCWKIASKKDQTVIWVKPLTNSCYLKRLPGTKPPLCRSDDDPDAVWGVKMKVCISRYSDQMHKAKGSDLAPWPARLTTPPPRLAEIHYSTEMFEKDMEVWKQRVRNYWSKLASKIKPDTIRNVMDMKANLGSFAAALKDKDVWVMNVVPENEQKTLKIIYDRGLIGTVHNWCEAFSTYPRTYDLLHAWTVFSDIIKKECSPEDLLIEMDRILRPKGFIIVHDKRSVVEYIKKYLPALHWEAVTIYDVDDDDTVIIIQKKMWLTSQSIKVSE, from the exons TGGCAAGCATGGCAAGAGGAAGAGCAGATGTGAACTCCAGAAAAAAATTGGTCACAGCTGTGTTGGTTTTGGTGATTGTTGGTggttttttctatttctattctcAGAATAGTGATTCATCTTCTGTTGTGTATGGTGATAAATCTTTGAGCCACTTTGGTTTGGGAGGGGACAAAGATGATGGTGAATCTTCCTCCACAGTTGTTGGAGGAGAGGGCAGTGTTGTACCAAAGAGCATTCCA gtCTGTGATGATCGATTATCCGAGCTGATTCCTTGTCTGGACAGAAATCTCATATACCAAACAAGATTGAAGCTTGATTTATCTTTGATGGAGCACTATGAGAGACACTGCCCAACACCTGATAGGAGATACAATTGTTTAATTCCTCCTCCTCCAGGGTACAAG GTTCCTATCAAGTGGCCCAAAAGCAGAGACCAGGTGTGGAAGGCAAATATACCTCATACCCATCTAGCAACTGAAAAATCTGACCAGAACTGGATGGTTGTGAAAGGTGAAACAATAGTGTTTCCTGGTGGAGGAACCCACTTCCATTATGGTGCTGGTAAATACATTGCTTCAATTGCTAAT ATGCTTAATTTTCCAAACAATGATATAAACAATGGGGGAAGAGTCAGGTCTGTTCTTGATGTTGGCTGTGGGGTTGCTAGCTTTGGAGGATATCTTATTTCCTCTAATGTGATAGCAATGTCATTGGCACCAAATGATgttcatcaaaatcaaatccaGTTTGCCTTAGAGAGGGGAATTCCAGCATATCTTGGTGTCTTGGGGACCCAAAGACTCCCTTATCCAAGTAGATCATTCGAACTTGCTCATTGCTCTCGCTGTAGAATCGATTGGCTTCAGAGAGATGGTATACTTCTGCTTGAGCTGGATAGGTTACTGAGGCCAGGAGGTTATTTCGCGTACTCATCTCCTGAAGCCTATGCACAGGATGAAGAGGATAGGAGGATATGGCGAGAAATGAGCACTCTTGTGGAGAGGATGTGCTGGAAAATAGCTTCTAAGAAGGATCAGACTGTTATTTGGGTCAAGCCTCTCACTAATAGCTGCTACTTAAAGAGATTGCCTGGTACTAAGCCTCCACTCTGCAGGTCTGATGATGATCCTGATGCTGTTTGGGGAGTTAAAATGAAAGTTTGCATCTCACGTTATTCAGATC AAATGCACAAAGCAAAAGGAAGTGATTTGGCTCCTTGGCCTGCTCGATTGACTACTCCACCTCCTCGTCTGGCAGAAATTCACTATTCTACTGAAATGTTTGAGAAGGACATG GAAGTTTGGAAACAACGAGTTCGTAATTACTGGAGCAAGCTAGCCAGTAAGATTAAGCCAGACACAATTCGGAACGTGATGGATATGAAGGCAAACTTGGGTTCATTTGCAGCAGCTTTGAAGGACAAAGATGTTTGGGTTATGAATGTAGTGCcagaaaatgaacaaaaaactcTCAAGATTATATACGACAGAGGACTTATAGGAACAGTTCACAACTG GTGTGAAGCTTTTTCAACCTACCCTCGAACGTATGATCTACTCCATGCATGGACTGTGTTTTCTGATATTATTAAGAAAGAATGCAGTCCAGAGGATTTATTAATTGAGATGGATAGAATCCTAAGGCCAAAGGGTTTCATCATTGTCCATGATAAGCGTTCAGTGGTGGAGTATATAAAGAAATACTTGCCAGCATTACACTGGGAGGCTGTGACCATATATGATGTAGATGATGATGATACAGTGATTataattcaaaagaaaatgtgGCTCACAAGTCAAAGCATCAAGGTCTCTGAATAG
- the LOC100805403 gene encoding probable methyltransferase PMT3 isoform X4 produces the protein MARGRADVNSRKKLVTAVLVLVIVGGFFYFYSQNSDSSSVVYGDKSLSHFGLGGDKDDGESSSTVVGGEGSVVPKSIPVCDDRLSELIPCLDRNLIYQTRLKLDLSLMEHYERHCPTPDRRYNCLIPPPPGYKVPIKWPKSRDQVWKANIPHTHLATEKSDQNWMVVKGETIVFPGGGTHFHYGAGKYIASIANMLNFPNNDINNGGRVRSVLDVGCGVASFGGYLISSNVIAMSLAPNDVHQNQIQFALERGIPAYLGVLGTQRLPYPSRSFELAHCSRCRIDWLQRDGILLLELDRLLRPGGYFAYSSPEAYAQDEEDRRIWREMSTLVERMCWKIASKKDQTVIWVKPLTNSCYLKRLPGTKPPLCRSDDDPDAVWGVKMKVCISRYSDQMHKAKGSDLAPWPARLTTPPPRLAEIHYSTEMFEKDMEVWKQRVRNYWSKLASKIKPDTIRNVMDMKANLGSFAAALKDKDVWVMNVVPENEQKTLKIIYDRGLIGTVHNWCEAFSTYPRTYDLLHAWTVFSDIIKKECSPEDLLIEMDRILRPKGFIIVHDKRSVVEYIKKYLPALHWEAVTIYDVDDDDTVIIIQKKMWLTSQSIKVSE, from the exons ATGGCAAGAGGAAGAGCAGATGTGAACTCCAGAAAAAAATTGGTCACAGCTGTGTTGGTTTTGGTGATTGTTGGTggttttttctatttctattctcAGAATAGTGATTCATCTTCTGTTGTGTATGGTGATAAATCTTTGAGCCACTTTGGTTTGGGAGGGGACAAAGATGATGGTGAATCTTCCTCCACAGTTGTTGGAGGAGAGGGCAGTGTTGTACCAAAGAGCATTCCA gtCTGTGATGATCGATTATCCGAGCTGATTCCTTGTCTGGACAGAAATCTCATATACCAAACAAGATTGAAGCTTGATTTATCTTTGATGGAGCACTATGAGAGACACTGCCCAACACCTGATAGGAGATACAATTGTTTAATTCCTCCTCCTCCAGGGTACAAG GTTCCTATCAAGTGGCCCAAAAGCAGAGACCAGGTGTGGAAGGCAAATATACCTCATACCCATCTAGCAACTGAAAAATCTGACCAGAACTGGATGGTTGTGAAAGGTGAAACAATAGTGTTTCCTGGTGGAGGAACCCACTTCCATTATGGTGCTGGTAAATACATTGCTTCAATTGCTAAT ATGCTTAATTTTCCAAACAATGATATAAACAATGGGGGAAGAGTCAGGTCTGTTCTTGATGTTGGCTGTGGGGTTGCTAGCTTTGGAGGATATCTTATTTCCTCTAATGTGATAGCAATGTCATTGGCACCAAATGATgttcatcaaaatcaaatccaGTTTGCCTTAGAGAGGGGAATTCCAGCATATCTTGGTGTCTTGGGGACCCAAAGACTCCCTTATCCAAGTAGATCATTCGAACTTGCTCATTGCTCTCGCTGTAGAATCGATTGGCTTCAGAGAGATGGTATACTTCTGCTTGAGCTGGATAGGTTACTGAGGCCAGGAGGTTATTTCGCGTACTCATCTCCTGAAGCCTATGCACAGGATGAAGAGGATAGGAGGATATGGCGAGAAATGAGCACTCTTGTGGAGAGGATGTGCTGGAAAATAGCTTCTAAGAAGGATCAGACTGTTATTTGGGTCAAGCCTCTCACTAATAGCTGCTACTTAAAGAGATTGCCTGGTACTAAGCCTCCACTCTGCAGGTCTGATGATGATCCTGATGCTGTTTGGGGAGTTAAAATGAAAGTTTGCATCTCACGTTATTCAGATC AAATGCACAAAGCAAAAGGAAGTGATTTGGCTCCTTGGCCTGCTCGATTGACTACTCCACCTCCTCGTCTGGCAGAAATTCACTATTCTACTGAAATGTTTGAGAAGGACATG GAAGTTTGGAAACAACGAGTTCGTAATTACTGGAGCAAGCTAGCCAGTAAGATTAAGCCAGACACAATTCGGAACGTGATGGATATGAAGGCAAACTTGGGTTCATTTGCAGCAGCTTTGAAGGACAAAGATGTTTGGGTTATGAATGTAGTGCcagaaaatgaacaaaaaactcTCAAGATTATATACGACAGAGGACTTATAGGAACAGTTCACAACTG GTGTGAAGCTTTTTCAACCTACCCTCGAACGTATGATCTACTCCATGCATGGACTGTGTTTTCTGATATTATTAAGAAAGAATGCAGTCCAGAGGATTTATTAATTGAGATGGATAGAATCCTAAGGCCAAAGGGTTTCATCATTGTCCATGATAAGCGTTCAGTGGTGGAGTATATAAAGAAATACTTGCCAGCATTACACTGGGAGGCTGTGACCATATATGATGTAGATGATGATGATACAGTGATTataattcaaaagaaaatgtgGCTCACAAGTCAAAGCATCAAGGTCTCTGAATAG
- the LOC100806815 gene encoding dolichyl-diphosphooligosaccharide--protein glycosyltransferase subunit 2 — MARNIAGLLALLLAVSICGAVTIPGPVSDAHRSAALELFDGSFSSLEEAYEALRVFEILGIGNKPDVSTTTCKKVAENLELSSPVKDLFYSLKVNGILKCKVDGDVFKDIALRLKATVNDASTLVDMYYSIGSLVLIKDQASDVDVLLTDADGTFHSIKALSQSDGRWRYSSDNPESSTYAAGLALEALAGVISLASSEIDQSRVNTVKNDILKLFDSIEKYDDGTFYFDEKFVGGSEHQGSLSTTSSVVQGVTAFAAVTSGKINLPGDKILGLANFFLGIGIPGDAKDFFNQVESLALLENNRVSIPLVLSLPATVYSLSKKDQLKVRVNTVLGSAAPPLTVKLVRAFRSDAKDSAIIESKELQYDQNNGIHVLEAFPNNVDVGTYAFVFEIALHDSAGEKVYATGGQIHVPIYVTGIIKVSNAEIAVLDSDLGSVETQKTLDLAGNDVVSLSANHLQKLRFSFQLTTPHDHAFKPLQAFFKLKHETKHEHIFVVGNTGKKFEIILDFLGLVEKFYYLSGRYDIELTVGDAVMENSFLWLLGQVDLDLPEAPEKAARLPPLPVDPYSRYGPKAEIAHLFRAPEKRPPQELSLTFLGLTLLPFIGFLVGLLRLGVNLKNFPSSAVPAAYAILFQLGIATVLLLYVLFWLKLDLFTTLKTVGFLGAFLLFVGHRILSHLASTSSKLKSA, encoded by the exons ATGGCCAGAAACATAGCAGGATTACTGGCGCTGCTTCTCGCTGTTTCGATCTGCGGAGCCGTCACGATTCCTGGTCCCGTCTCCGATGCTCACCGTTCCGCCGCGCTAGAGCTCTTCGATGGATCCTTTTCAAG tTTAGAAGAGGCCTATGAGGCCCTAAGAGTTTTTGAGATTCTTGGGATTGGGAATAAGCCTGATGTGAGCACAACCACTTGCAAGAAAGTAGCAGAAAACCTTGAGTTGTCATCGCCTGTGAAGGATTTGTTCTATTCGTTAAAGGTTAATGGCATATTAAAATGCAAGGTTGATGGGGATGTTTTCAAG GATATTGCTTTGAGACTTAAAGCCACTGTCAATGATGCAAGTACTTTGGTGGACATGTACTATTCAATAGGAAGTCTGGTTCTTATAAAG GACCAGGCTTCTGATGTTGATGTGCTTCTTACTGATGCTGATGGGACTTTCCATTCAATCAAG GCTCTGAGTCAAAGTGATGGAAGATGGCGTTATAGTTCTGATAATCCAGAATCTAGTACCTATGCTGCTG GATTAGCACTTGAAGCACTGGCTGGAGTGATCTCATTAGCATCTTCTGAAATTGATCAGTCTAGG GTGAATACAGTGAAAAATGATATATTGAAGCTTTTTGACAGCATTGAGAAATATG ATGATGGAACCTTCTATTTTGATGAGAAATTTGTTGGTGGAAGTGAGCATCAGGGTTCTCTTTCCACAACTTCTTCTGTTGTTCAAGGGGTTACAGCATTTGCTGCTGTAACTTCTGGAAAAATAAAT CTTCCAGGGGATAAAATATTGGGTTTGGCAAATTTTTTCCTGGGAATTGGAATCCCAGGAGATGCCAAGGACTTCTTCAATCAAGTTGAATCATTAGCTCTTCTAGAGAACAACAG GGTTTCCATCCCATTGGTACTGTCACTTCCTGCAACGGTTTATTCATTATCCAAAAAAGATCAGCTCAAG GTTAGGGTGAACACTGTACTTGGTTCAGCTGCACCACCTTTAACAGTTAAGCTTGTGCGAGCTTTCCGCTCTGATGCTAAAGATTCAGCTATTATTGAGAGCAAG GAGCTCCAATATGATCAAAATAATGGAATTCATGTCTTGGAAGCTTTCCCAAACAATGTGGATGTGGGAACTTATGCGTTTGTTTTTGAG ATTGCACTTCATGATTCTGCTGGTGAAAAAGTTTATGCTACTGGAGGCCAAATTCATGTACCAATATATGTCACTGGCATTATCAAAGTCAGCAATGCGGAAATTGCTGTTCTTGACAGTGATCTTGGAAGTGTTGAAACCCAAAAAac GCTAGATTTGGCTGGAAATGATGTTGTTTCACTCTCAGCTAACCACTTGCAAAAGTTGCGCTTTTCTTTCCAATTGACAACACCTCATGATCATGCTTTTAAGCCTCTTCAG GCATTTTTCAAGTTGAAGCATGAGACAAAGCATGAACACATCTTTGTGGTTGGAAATACTGGCAAGAAGTTTGAGATTATTCTT GATTTTCTTGGTTTGGTGGAGAAATTTTATTACCTCTCAGGGAGATATGACATTGAGCTGACTGTCGGGGATGCTGTCATG GAGAACTCTTTCTTATGGCTGCTTGGTCAAGTTGATTTAGATCTTCCTGAAGCACCTGAGAAGGCAGCCCGTCTTCCTCCACTCCCTGTTGATCCTTACTCAAGATATGGGCCCAAAGCCGAGATAGCCCACTTATTCAGGGCTCCAGAAAAGCGACCACCCCAGGAACTCTCTCTTACTTTCTTGGGTTTGACCCTTCTGCCATTTATTGGCTTTTTGGTTGGG CTGTTACGCCTGGGAGTGAACTTGaagaattttccttcttcagcAGTACCTGCTGCATATGCCATCTTATTCCAGCTTGGCATTGCCACTGTTCTATTGCTTTATGTACTTTTCTGGTTGAAG CTGGACTTGTTCACTACACTCAAAACTGTAGGATTTTTGGGAGCTTTTCTGTTGTTTGTGGGACACAGAATTCTTTCCCATCTCGCGTCAACATCATCCAAGTTGAAGTCTGCATAA
- the LOC100500467 gene encoding H/ACA ribonucleoprotein complex subunit 3-like protein → MYLQFYINDNGDKVYTTKKDSPLGLPTQSAHPARFSPDDKYSRQRVLLKKRFGLLPTQQPPPKY, encoded by the exons ATGTATCTTCAGTTTTACATAAACGATAACGGTGACAAAGTTTACACCACTAAG AAAGATTCGCCGCTAGGGCTACCTACACAATCTGCTCATCCAG CCCGGTTTTCACCTGATGATAAATATTCAAGGCAGAGAGTTCTTCTGAAGAAGCGTTTTGGATTGTTACCGACCCAGCAGCCACCTCCAAAGTATTGA